The following coding sequences lie in one Dryobates pubescens isolate bDryPub1 chromosome 10, bDryPub1.pri, whole genome shotgun sequence genomic window:
- the LOC104299865 gene encoding thyroid hormone-inducible hepatic protein, translated as MAMEQYFSATQKMEQEVMFPSLLRGVYPQEKGSASAPEGNTDLYERYQLLKAIKPMVEKGLASVTDQSQSGADADTNGSSDDSDTMDAELEERLSRHLAGLQQVLTHLTRDTNALTRRYSQILEQISPSEGQPSW; from the coding sequence aTGGCCATGGAGCAGTACTTCTCAGCCACCCAGAAGATGGAGCAGGAGGTGAtgttccccagcctgctgcGAGGAGTCTACCCGCAGGAGAAGGGCTCGGCCTCGGCCCCGGAAGGCAACACAGACCTCTATGAGCGCTACCAGCTCCTCAAAGCCATCAAGCCCATGGTGGAGAAGGGCCTGGCCTCTGTCACCGACCAGAGCCAGAGCGGTGCCGACGCCGACACCAACGGCTCCTCAGATGACAGCGACACCATGGATGCGGAGCTGGAGGAGCGCCTCTCCCGCCACTTGGCCGGCCTGCAGCAGGTCCTCACCCACCTCACCAGGGACACCAACGCCCTCACCCGGAGGTACAGCCAGATCCTGGAGCAGATCAGCCCCAGCGAGGGGCAGCCCAgctggtga